The following are encoded together in the Chaetodon auriga isolate fChaAug3 chromosome 6, fChaAug3.hap1, whole genome shotgun sequence genome:
- the cd59b gene encoding CD59 glycoprotein, with translation MKRCRGLFLLLCLGMFHSASGLRCYKCSDYTGRCENVQECTYEDSCISLSERGGKTIRQCIRYTDCDNSRLTQMFPAISGFTYRCCSSNLCNSGITVPTATPALALAASLLSVWWCRM, from the exons ATGAAGCGCTGCCGCGGactcttcctgctgctctgtttagGGATGTTTCACTCAG cttctggACTTCGTTGTTATAAGTGCTCTGACTACACTGGCCGCTGTGAGAACGTGCAGGAGTGCACGTATGAAGACTCTTGTATATCTCTGAGTGAAAGAG GTGGGAAGACCATCCGTCAGTGTATCAGGTACACAGACTGCGATAACTCTCGTCTCACCCAGATGTTTCCGGCCATCTCCGGCTTCACTTAtcgctgctgcagcagcaacctCTGCAACTCCGGCATCACTGTTCCCACGGCGACGCCGGCCCTGGCGCTGGCGGCGTCCCTGCTGAGCGTGTGGTGGTGTCGGATGTAA